In Polaribacter sp. L3A8, a genomic segment contains:
- the sbcD gene encoding exonuclease subunit SbcD encodes MKILHTADWHLGHRLHEQSQFEEQSLFLNWIETYIIEQKIDVLLISGDVFDTGSPSNQSLEMYYSFLVKLNGTTCKSIIITGGNHDSPGTLNAPKHILNALSIKVVGKATEHIEDEVFEIKINDETVIIAAVPYLRDGDIRRAVAGETFDELTDKYKTALINHYNSAAKQCEAINTSNAPVIAMGHLFATGGSISDSEQNIYVGTLGHIGAQDFPTYFDYVALGHLHRPQIIGNNDKIRYSGSPNILSFSELKYDKKIIVLTIENNKISSIEDAIIPHFRNFYKLEGTIDACIAQFPTIISNAYKLTPWVEIALKEAHTVNTDDLKNAAEQYPFEILKIALKKQRNTKGIEELLAETKSIKELLPMEVFELKCEEMGYDLENKPEVKDAFNEILQSVKNQ; translated from the coding sequence ATGAAAATACTGCACACTGCCGATTGGCATTTAGGACATCGACTGCACGAACAATCTCAATTTGAAGAACAATCTTTATTTTTAAATTGGATTGAAACTTACATTATTGAGCAAAAAATTGATGTACTTTTAATTTCTGGCGATGTTTTTGACACTGGTTCTCCATCGAACCAAAGTTTAGAAATGTATTACAGTTTTTTAGTAAAACTTAACGGCACCACATGTAAATCTATAATTATTACCGGTGGAAACCATGATTCTCCAGGTACTTTAAATGCACCAAAACATATTTTAAACGCACTTTCTATTAAAGTAGTTGGTAAAGCAACGGAACATATAGAAGATGAAGTTTTTGAAATTAAAATTAATGATGAAACAGTAATTATTGCAGCTGTACCTTATTTACGAGATGGAGATATTAGACGTGCAGTTGCAGGCGAAACTTTTGATGAATTAACAGATAAATACAAAACAGCATTAATTAATCATTACAATTCCGCAGCCAAACAATGTGAAGCCATAAATACAAGTAATGCACCTGTAATTGCCATGGGACATTTATTTGCAACTGGTGGTTCTATTAGTGATAGTGAGCAAAATATTTATGTTGGAACCTTAGGACATATTGGTGCCCAAGATTTTCCAACATATTTTGATTACGTGGCACTTGGGCATTTACACAGACCTCAAATAATTGGTAATAATGATAAAATACGGTATTCTGGATCGCCCAATATTTTAAGTTTTAGCGAATTAAAATATGATAAAAAAATAATTGTTTTAACAATAGAAAACAATAAAATTAGTTCGATTGAAGATGCTATAATTCCGCATTTTAGAAACTTTTATAAATTAGAAGGAACCATTGATGCATGTATTGCTCAGTTTCCAACTATAATTTCTAACGCTTACAAATTAACACCTTGGGTAGAAATTGCACTTAAAGAAGCACATACTGTAAATACAGACGATTTAAAAAATGCTGCAGAACAATATCCTTTTGAAATTTTAAAAATTGCTTTAAAAAAACAACGAAATACCAAAGGTATTGAAGAATTGTTAGCCGAAACAAAATCGATAAAAGAACTCTTGCCAATGGAAGTTTTTGAATTAAAATGCGAAGAAATGGGCTATGATTTAGAAAACAAACCCGAAGTTAAAGATGCTTTTAATGAAATTTTACAATCTGTTAAAAACCAATAA
- a CDS encoding AAA family ATPase, whose product MKILKIELQNINSLKSDAATVIDFESEQFKDVGLYAITGSTGAGKTTILDAITIALYHNVPRFNGTKGTLIDVVSHGANDAFSRITFENDLTVYEAFWGIRIADKKGKKYKNAKEEVSLKNLTTDTILATQKRDLITNITQVTQLDYNQFLRSVMLAQGEFASFLTAKGPEKGRLLEQITGEQIYKKIGQGILDRKSKEEKKLVEIQSKINADDVLTEDAKAELVQKNKTLDAEIIKTEKDLTATQLIVNWYVQLQELMVQSETLDKNAITLAVFIEKHQPELNLLALHEKAAPFKELIQNLNNTEKEVIAKENQLKTIEKEIVVLKPQIESLELISKKEALEIDVSEKEFSAWLPKFDAITKLDSELKNEAAANQKSKEKLTELTQQIDVLKVDQQKLKQELTVTEATIKIDETYISTNIYLKEVALEISDWTSGLTTLKARKETLNTSALSINQKKEGIIKTTESLKTNNEILLQKITAFKKIEKEITVVNAALNKNNISDLITKKDNLLSLETNWKQFKTLAEQHQKSTITKTTLETSKKSFSTDLENLQKQIEASKKELEIQEKSVLDASKILELEKSVAKYENDRQHLINGEPCGLCGSKEHPFTEHLVEINISKSELELTNRKEKLHKLIDSKTTLDKHKVQLNTKIDSLSQQINTIINELKTIETNAKQLNLTCNLSNSTQIDLEIHLLMEQLKVLNENIKIAQQLQLDKNRLSKEIEIQNQAVSTLKTTVATLEEKNKNAKIDIEQVQKSIDSLSKICADLETGLKTKLSKFKYQLPSPEHTNIFIKEIEIQISQFLKTEKNLEALKAATKVIDNKLENHTKQLETYLKTQTEYLKSISDTTQKLAQLKTERIAILPIDISVENKRNSLQLVKNKLVEKAKLSATALQKLIDAKNKQDTLKVENNTEQKRLKDKLTTLKITLESELKNSDFTSKENIESALLSVEDKQKYTKNKERIKENELQIKTLKEVNIKAIETLNKSRNFEITETESKETLKEFKSKKDNFLTEKGKITEALRKDQEIRNRNQETYKKIDAQAEICKVWKELFVIIGNSKDAFNVYVQRLTLKHLLDLANVHLYKLNKRYSLKMEDNYKPKEELNFNLIDHYQTDQARLVDTSSGGEKFIISLALALGLSDLASKNVKIDSLFIDEGFGTLDSNTLETVISTLETLQSQGKIIGIISHVENLKERIPTQIQITKKSNGVSGVMVI is encoded by the coding sequence ATGAAAATTTTAAAGATAGAATTACAAAATATAAATTCATTAAAATCAGACGCAGCTACTGTAATAGATTTTGAAAGCGAACAGTTTAAAGATGTTGGTTTGTATGCAATTACAGGTTCTACAGGTGCAGGAAAAACAACAATATTAGATGCCATAACCATTGCTTTATACCACAATGTACCAAGATTTAATGGTACAAAAGGGACTTTAATAGATGTTGTAAGTCATGGCGCTAATGATGCATTTAGTAGAATTACTTTCGAAAACGACCTAACCGTTTACGAAGCCTTTTGGGGAATTAGAATTGCTGATAAAAAAGGAAAAAAATACAAGAACGCTAAAGAAGAAGTCAGTTTAAAAAACTTAACAACAGATACTATTTTAGCAACTCAAAAAAGAGACTTAATTACAAACATAACTCAGGTTACACAATTAGATTACAATCAGTTTTTACGATCTGTAATGTTAGCACAAGGAGAATTTGCTTCTTTTTTAACTGCCAAAGGACCTGAAAAAGGACGTTTATTAGAACAAATTACAGGCGAGCAGATTTATAAAAAAATTGGGCAAGGTATTTTAGATCGAAAATCGAAAGAAGAAAAAAAATTAGTAGAAATTCAATCTAAAATTAATGCAGATGATGTTTTAACGGAAGATGCTAAAGCAGAATTAGTACAAAAAAACAAAACCTTAGATGCCGAAATTATAAAAACAGAAAAGGATTTAACAGCAACGCAACTTATTGTAAATTGGTATGTGCAATTACAAGAATTGATGGTACAGTCTGAAACTCTAGATAAAAACGCTATAACTTTAGCGGTCTTTATAGAGAAGCATCAACCTGAATTAAATTTATTAGCCTTACATGAAAAAGCAGCGCCTTTTAAAGAGTTAATTCAGAATTTAAACAATACTGAAAAAGAAGTTATCGCTAAAGAAAATCAATTAAAAACAATTGAAAAAGAAATCGTTGTTCTAAAACCACAAATTGAAAGTTTAGAGCTTATCTCGAAAAAAGAAGCGCTAGAAATAGACGTTTCTGAGAAAGAGTTTTCTGCTTGGTTGCCAAAATTTGATGCAATTACAAAGTTAGATAGTGAGTTAAAAAATGAAGCTGCAGCCAACCAAAAATCAAAAGAAAAATTAACCGAATTAACGCAACAAATTGATGTTTTAAAAGTTGATCAACAAAAATTAAAGCAAGAATTAACGGTTACAGAAGCAACTATTAAAATTGATGAAACTTATATTTCTACAAACATTTATTTAAAGGAAGTAGCTTTAGAAATATCTGATTGGACAAGCGGTTTAACCACTTTAAAAGCACGTAAAGAAACATTAAATACTAGTGCTTTATCAATTAATCAGAAAAAAGAAGGCATCATAAAAACTACCGAAAGTTTAAAAACCAATAATGAAATACTTCTGCAAAAAATAACTGCATTTAAAAAGATAGAGAAAGAAATTACCGTTGTTAATGCAGCACTAAATAAAAATAACATAAGTGATTTAATCACCAAAAAAGACAACCTTCTTTCCTTAGAAACAAATTGGAAACAATTTAAAACACTGGCAGAACAACATCAAAAATCAACAATAACAAAAACAACTTTAGAAACAAGTAAAAAATCTTTTTCTACGGATTTAGAAAACCTTCAAAAACAAATAGAAGCCTCAAAAAAAGAACTAGAAATTCAAGAAAAATCGGTGTTAGATGCCTCTAAAATTTTAGAGTTAGAAAAAAGTGTTGCTAAATATGAAAATGACCGTCAGCATTTAATTAACGGAGAACCTTGTGGTTTATGTGGTTCTAAAGAACATCCGTTTACGGAACATTTAGTTGAAATTAATATTTCTAAATCTGAATTAGAACTTACCAACAGAAAGGAAAAATTACATAAATTAATTGATTCTAAAACCACTTTAGATAAACATAAAGTTCAATTAAACACTAAAATAGATAGTTTATCGCAGCAAATTAACACCATTATAAATGAGTTAAAAACGATTGAAACGAATGCAAAACAATTAAATCTTACATGTAATTTAAGCAATAGTACTCAAATTGATCTTGAGATACATTTATTAATGGAACAACTTAAAGTTTTAAATGAAAACATTAAAATTGCACAACAATTACAACTTGACAAAAATAGGTTATCAAAAGAAATTGAAATACAAAACCAAGCAGTTTCTACTTTAAAAACCACGGTTGCAACACTTGAAGAAAAAAATAAAAATGCAAAAATTGATATTGAACAGGTTCAAAAATCTATCGATAGTTTATCTAAAATTTGTGCAGATTTAGAAACGGGTCTTAAAACCAAACTTTCTAAATTTAAGTATCAGCTACCATCACCAGAACATACAAACATATTTATTAAAGAAATTGAAATACAAATTTCTCAGTTTCTGAAAACTGAAAAGAATTTAGAGGCTTTAAAAGCAGCTACCAAAGTAATTGACAACAAGTTAGAAAACCATACAAAACAATTAGAAACTTATTTAAAAACACAAACTGAATATCTTAAATCGATAAGTGATACCACACAAAAATTAGCGCAATTAAAAACCGAACGAATTGCCATTTTACCTATTGATATTTCTGTAGAAAATAAAAGAAATAGTTTGCAACTTGTAAAAAATAAACTGGTTGAAAAGGCAAAATTGAGTGCTACTGCATTGCAAAAATTAATAGATGCTAAAAATAAACAAGATACTTTAAAAGTTGAAAATAATACAGAGCAAAAAAGATTAAAAGATAAATTAACAACCTTAAAAATAACACTAGAGTCAGAATTAAAAAACAGTGATTTTACCTCTAAAGAAAATATAGAAAGTGCTTTACTTTCGGTTGAAGACAAACAAAAATACACTAAAAACAAAGAGCGCATAAAAGAGAATGAACTACAAATTAAAACCTTAAAAGAGGTAAATATAAAAGCAATAGAAACCCTAAATAAATCTAGAAATTTTGAAATCACCGAAACAGAAAGTAAAGAAACTTTAAAAGAATTTAAAAGTAAAAAAGATAACTTCTTAACAGAAAAAGGTAAAATTACTGAAGCTTTAAGAAAGGATCAAGAAATTAGAAATCGAAACCAAGAGACCTATAAAAAAATTGATGCGCAAGCAGAAATTTGTAAAGTTTGGAAAGAACTCTTTGTCATCATCGGTAATTCTAAAGACGCATTTAATGTGTACGTACAACGCTTAACTTTAAAACATCTGTTAGACCTAGCCAATGTACATTTGTACAAATTAAATAAGCGGTATTCTTTAAAAATGGAAGATAACTACAAACCGAAAGAAGAGCTTAATTTTAATTTAATAGACCATTATCAAACAGATCAAGCAAGATTGGTAGATACTTCTAGTGGTGGCGAAAAGTTTATAATTAGTTTGGCTTTGGCTTTAGGTTTATCTGATTTAGCGAGTAAAAATGTAAAAATAGATTCTCTTTTTATTGATGAAGGTTTTGGTACTTTAGATAGCAATACGCTAGAAACCGTAATTTCTACCCTAGAAACGCTACAATCGCAAGGCAAAATAATAGGAATAATATCTCACGTAGAAAATTTAAAAGAGCGTATACCTACTCAGATTCAAATTACCAAAAAAAGTAACGGTGTTAGTGGAGTTATGGTAATTTAG
- a CDS encoding GNAT family N-acetyltransferase produces the protein MTTIKRTNSDNLDFIKLVKELDIDLGVYYKEEESFYGELNNIDKIKHTIVAYNKEDEPIGCGGIKEFSIKEIEIKRMYIKPNYRGQGIASIILNELENWSSELNYEKCILETLKEKPYAIAFYEKNKYNEISNFGEYAKAKNSVCFEKTLK, from the coding sequence ATGACTACCATTAAAAGAACAAATTCAGATAATCTAGATTTTATAAAATTGGTAAAAGAATTAGATATTGATTTGGGTGTATATTACAAAGAAGAAGAATCTTTTTATGGAGAATTAAATAATATCGACAAAATAAAACACACTATTGTTGCTTATAATAAAGAAGATGAACCTATTGGTTGTGGAGGAATTAAAGAATTCTCTATAAAAGAAATAGAGATTAAACGAATGTACATAAAACCAAATTATCGAGGACAAGGAATTGCATCAATAATATTAAATGAATTAGAAAACTGGAGTAGTGAATTAAATTATGAAAAATGTATTTTAGAAACTCTTAAAGAAAAACCTTACGCAATTGCTTTTTATGAAAAGAATAAATATAATGAAATTTCTAATTTCGGAGAATATGCAAAAGCTAAAAACAGTGTTTGTTTTGAAAAGACATTAAAATAA
- a CDS encoding FKBP-type peptidyl-prolyl cis-trans isomerase — translation MSQVKENNTVKVHYTGKLADGQIFDTSEGKEPIEFTLGEGSLIPGFEKGLIDMKVSEKKTITIVKEEAYGEVNKDLIQEVNKSDLPQDMEPQVGMGLVSKSPDGREMNLMVVEVKDESIVIDGNHPLAGKDLVFDLEVVEIK, via the coding sequence ATGAGTCAAGTAAAAGAAAACAATACAGTAAAAGTACATTATACAGGTAAATTAGCAGACGGGCAAATTTTTGATACGTCTGAAGGAAAAGAACCTATAGAATTTACTTTAGGAGAAGGAAGTTTAATACCTGGTTTTGAAAAAGGTTTAATTGACATGAAAGTAAGTGAAAAGAAAACCATTACAATTGTTAAAGAAGAAGCATACGGAGAGGTAAATAAAGATTTAATTCAAGAAGTAAATAAATCTGATCTTCCTCAAGATATGGAGCCACAAGTAGGTATGGGACTAGTTTCTAAATCGCCAGACGGTAGAGAAATGAATTTAATGGTTGTAGAAGTAAAAGATGAAAGTATTGTAATAGATGGTAACCATCCTTTAGCAGGTAAAGATCTTGTTTTTGATCTAGAAGTTGTAGAGATTAAATAA